In a genomic window of Lagopus muta isolate bLagMut1 chromosome 2, bLagMut1 primary, whole genome shotgun sequence:
- the ID2 gene encoding DNA-binding protein inhibitor ID-2, whose amino-acid sequence MKAFSPVRSVRKNGLSEHNLGISRSKTPVDDPMSLLYNMNDCYSKLKELVPSIPQNKKVSKMEILQHVIDYILDLQIALDSHPSIVSLHHQRPGQNAASRTPLTTLNTDISILSLQAAEFPSELMASDSKALCG is encoded by the exons ATGAAAGCTTTCAGCCCCGTGAGGTCCGTGCGGAAGAACGGTCTTTCGGAACACAACCTGGGCATCTCCCGCAGTAAGACCCCGGTGGACGACCCCATGAGCCTGCTGTACAACATGAACGACTGTTACTCtaagctgaaggagctggtgcCCAGCATCCCGCAGAACAAGAAGGTCAGCAAGATGGAAATCCTGCAGCACGTCATCGACTACATCCTGGACCTGCAGATCGCGTTGGACTCGCACCCGTCCATCGTCAGCCTCCACCACCAGCGGCCGGGGCAGAACGCCGCCTCCCGGACCCCGCTGACCACGCTCAACACAGACATCAGCATCCTCTCCTTACAG GCAGCCGAGTTTCCCTCAGAACTAATGGCAAGTGACAGCAAAGCGCTCTGTGGCTGA